The Natranaeroarchaeum aerophilus genome has a segment encoding these proteins:
- the lipA gene encoding lipoyl synthase codes for MSRSRKPDWLLKPLPTGEEFTGIKQTLRDRNLHTVCEEANCPNMGECWSGQDGPGTATFMLMGHRCTRSCGFCDVETGGGEPLDPNEPAEVASAVADIGLDYVVLTSVDRDDLPDQGATHFAETIQEIKRRDAETLVEVLIPDFQGEPELVREIIEAEPDVIAHNVETVQRLQGRVRDPRAGYEQSLRVLEQVKRESDIHTKTSIMLGHGEHDHEVYQTLADLREADVDIVTFGQYLRPSTDHLQVRKYVHPDKFDTWERVAEDELGFLYCASGPMVRSSYKAGELFVDAVIRDGKTVEQARSEARAGGD; via the coding sequence ATGAGTCGCTCGCGGAAACCCGACTGGCTGCTCAAACCGCTGCCGACTGGCGAGGAGTTCACGGGTATCAAGCAGACGTTGCGAGATCGGAACCTTCACACAGTGTGCGAGGAGGCTAACTGCCCGAATATGGGCGAGTGCTGGAGCGGACAGGATGGGCCGGGGACGGCGACGTTCATGCTGATGGGCCACAGGTGCACCCGATCGTGTGGCTTCTGCGATGTCGAGACCGGCGGTGGTGAGCCGCTTGACCCCAACGAACCGGCCGAAGTTGCGAGCGCAGTCGCCGACATCGGACTCGATTACGTCGTCCTCACGTCGGTCGACCGGGACGACTTACCAGATCAGGGTGCGACCCATTTTGCCGAGACGATCCAGGAGATCAAGCGCCGAGACGCCGAGACGCTCGTCGAGGTGCTGATCCCCGACTTCCAGGGCGAGCCCGAACTCGTCCGGGAGATCATCGAGGCCGAGCCGGACGTCATCGCGCACAACGTCGAGACGGTCCAGCGTCTGCAGGGTCGGGTCAGGGACCCGCGTGCTGGCTACGAACAGAGCCTGCGCGTCCTTGAGCAGGTCAAGCGTGAGTCCGACATCCACACCAAGACCTCAATCATGCTGGGGCATGGCGAGCACGACCACGAGGTCTACCAGACGCTCGCGGATCTACGCGAAGCAGACGTCGATATCGTCACGTTCGGTCAGTATCTCCGTCCGTCCACCGATCACCTTCAAGTCCGGAAATACGTCCACCCCGACAAGTTCGATACGTGGGAGCGCGTCGCCGAGGACGAACTGGGCTTTCTGTACTGTGCTTCCGGACCGATGGTCCGTTCGTCGTACAAGGCCGGGGAGCTGTTCGTCGACGCCGTGATTCGGGACGGCAAAACAGTCGAACAGGCACGGTCGGAGGCACGGGCTGGCGGCGACTGA
- a CDS encoding MATE family efflux transporter yields MTGQPRDSDRPPAEPDDDPAEHADPEESPPTDGSSDDPKESITEGSLLGPLFHLAWPIVVIQLLQVTYNVADTLYLGRLSADAVGAISLAFPLIFLLIAVAGGFTTAGAILVAQYIGAEGDRSAGLVTGQTVSFVSLLSIVIGVVGYFYTRPALELLPSDPDTAASVVPLAADYMEIIFLGMPLMFGFFVFSALMRGYGDTRTPMLVMVVSVIANVVLDPFLIFGFQDNPLMLWLGLQSLEASALAATGYTGWGIEGAAVATIIARGLGTGIGLGLLFGTSIGPSVRLSHLRPDVEVIEDIVRLGTPSMVEQSTSALAMISLTAMVVTFAPPVVAAYGLGNRLISLVFLPAMGLGRAIDTMVGQNLGADRADRAARAAWIAASTGAGVMLVVAVIAVTFTEPIVSVFLGDVPDAPETIALGVEYVQIRSVEFAFIGVSQVMLGAFRGAGNTKIAMVISILTLWVGRVGTVYLLVFVFDMGATGIWIGMAVGNVLGATIAVAWFLRGTWKEKYIDEPAVEAAEPAASVDGED; encoded by the coding sequence GTGACAGGCCAGCCCCGCGACTCGGATCGCCCTCCAGCCGAGCCGGACGACGATCCGGCCGAGCACGCCGACCCAGAAGAGTCTCCGCCGACCGACGGGTCCAGCGACGATCCGAAAGAGTCGATCACCGAAGGCAGTCTACTGGGGCCGCTCTTTCACCTTGCGTGGCCGATCGTCGTCATCCAGCTGTTGCAGGTGACCTACAACGTTGCCGATACGCTGTATCTCGGGCGGCTCTCCGCGGACGCTGTCGGCGCGATCAGCCTCGCGTTCCCGCTCATCTTCCTGCTGATCGCGGTCGCGGGCGGATTTACCACGGCGGGTGCGATCCTCGTCGCGCAGTATATCGGTGCGGAGGGTGATCGGTCCGCTGGGCTCGTCACCGGGCAGACGGTCTCGTTCGTCAGTCTGCTCTCGATCGTCATTGGTGTCGTGGGATACTTTTACACCCGCCCGGCGCTCGAACTCCTGCCGAGCGATCCCGATACGGCAGCCAGTGTCGTCCCGCTGGCGGCGGATTACATGGAGATAATTTTCCTCGGGATGCCGCTGATGTTTGGTTTTTTCGTCTTTTCAGCGCTCATGCGGGGGTACGGCGATACGCGTACGCCGATGCTCGTGATGGTGGTTTCGGTGATCGCGAACGTGGTGCTGGATCCGTTCTTGATTTTCGGGTTTCAGGACAACCCGCTCATGCTATGGCTTGGCTTGCAGAGCCTCGAAGCATCGGCACTTGCGGCCACAGGCTACACTGGCTGGGGGATCGAGGGTGCCGCAGTCGCGACGATCATCGCCCGTGGGCTGGGGACGGGGATCGGTCTCGGCCTGCTCTTTGGCACGTCGATCGGTCCGTCTGTTCGGCTGAGCCACCTTCGTCCGGACGTCGAGGTCATCGAGGACATCGTCCGGCTCGGGACGCCGAGTATGGTCGAACAGTCCACGAGCGCGCTGGCGATGATCAGCCTGACGGCGATGGTCGTCACGTTCGCGCCACCGGTCGTCGCCGCCTACGGGCTGGGCAACCGGCTCATCTCGCTTGTCTTCCTCCCGGCGATGGGGCTGGGCCGGGCGATCGACACGATGGTCGGCCAGAACCTCGGCGCGGATCGCGCGGACCGAGCCGCCCGTGCAGCGTGGATCGCGGCCTCGACCGGCGCAGGCGTCATGCTCGTCGTCGCGGTGATCGCCGTCACCTTCACCGAGCCGATCGTGAGCGTCTTCCTCGGAGACGTGCCGGACGCCCCCGAGACGATCGCGCTGGGCGTCGAGTACGTTCAGATCCGGTCGGTCGAGTTCGCCTTCATCGGCGTCTCGCAGGTGATGCTCGGCGCGTTCCGTGGGGCCGGAAACACCAAGATAGCGATGGTCATCTCGATCCTCACGCTGTGGGTCGGCCGTGTCGGGACGGTCTATCTACTCGTGTTCGTGTTCGACATGGGCGCAACCGGGATCTGGATCGGCATGGCGGTCGGGAACGTCCTCGGGGCGACCATCGCGGTTGCGTGGTTCCTGCGTGGTACCTGGAAAGAGAAGTATATCGACGAACCCGCGGTCGAGGCCGCGGAGCCAGCCGCGTCCGTCGATGGTGAAGACTAG
- a CDS encoding aminopeptidase: protein MDERIREHAEVLVDWSARIERGDDVVMAVSPGAHELAVATAELLGERGANLVTTRSSGEITRAYLRAHDDEFDPDPAHELALYENADAYLSLRGGHNTAATADVPAERRQAQAKATEEIREARMDTDWVSTVHPTRSLAQQAGMAYEEYQAFVYNAVLRDWESLAEEMDQMKGLLDEGSEVRLVSANTDLTMSIEGRTAVNSCASVAYDSHNLPSGEVFTAPYDTSGHVEFDVPMTIHGKRVRDVSLTFEDGEVVEYDAAQNADVIGDVLDTDPGARRLGELGIGMNRGIDRYTDNILFDEKMGDTVHLALGRAYDANLPEGESGNDSAVHVDLITSVSEDSRLEVDGEVVQRNGRFRWEDGFEN, encoded by the coding sequence ATGGACGAGCGAATCCGAGAGCACGCCGAGGTACTGGTCGACTGGAGCGCACGGATCGAGCGCGGTGACGACGTGGTGATGGCCGTCAGTCCCGGCGCACACGAACTCGCGGTCGCGACAGCGGAACTGCTCGGCGAGCGCGGCGCGAACCTCGTCACGACGCGGTCCTCGGGCGAGATCACACGCGCGTACCTCCGTGCCCACGACGACGAGTTCGACCCCGATCCCGCCCACGAACTCGCGCTCTACGAGAACGCCGACGCCTATCTCTCCCTGCGCGGCGGGCACAACACGGCGGCGACGGCGGACGTTCCGGCCGAGCGCCGACAGGCTCAGGCGAAAGCCACAGAGGAAATCCGCGAAGCCCGGATGGACACGGACTGGGTCTCGACTGTCCATCCCACGCGGTCGCTCGCCCAGCAGGCAGGAATGGCCTACGAGGAGTACCAGGCGTTCGTCTACAACGCTGTCTTGCGTGACTGGGAATCGCTCGCCGAGGAGATGGACCAGATGAAGGGGCTGCTCGACGAGGGGAGCGAGGTCCGACTCGTCTCCGCGAACACCGATCTCACGATGTCGATCGAGGGCCGAACCGCGGTCAACAGCTGTGCCTCGGTCGCCTACGACTCCCATAACCTCCCGAGCGGCGAGGTATTCACCGCGCCCTACGACACGTCGGGCCACGTCGAGTTCGACGTGCCGATGACGATCCACGGCAAGCGCGTCCGGGACGTCTCGCTGACCTTCGAGGACGGCGAGGTTGTGGAGTACGACGCTGCCCAGAACGCAGACGTAATCGGTGACGTCCTCGATACCGATCCGGGTGCACGCCGACTCGGCGAACTGGGGATCGGGATGAACCGCGGGATCGACCGCTACACGGACAACATCCTGTTCGACGAGAAGATGGGTGACACCGTCCACCTTGCGCTTGGCCGGGCATACGACGCGAACCTGCCCGAGGGCGAGTCGGGCAACGACAGCGCGGTCCACGTGGATCTGATCACGTCAGTCAGCGAGGACTCGCGGCTGGAGGTCGATGGCGAGGTCGTGCAGCGGAACGGGCGATTCCGTTGGGAAGACGGGTTCGAAAACTAG
- the sufU gene encoding Fe-S cluster assembly sulfur transfer protein SufU, with protein sequence MGMGSDMYRQQILDHYKNPRNYGEIEEPTYTHVGENPMCGDEIRIDVKLADDEETIEHVAFQGDGCAISQASASMLSSKLPGESVDDLMEMDRDDIVDMLGVDISPMRIKCAVLAEKVAQDGYEIYQGEKDLDRTSTED encoded by the coding sequence ATGGGAATGGGATCAGATATGTATCGCCAGCAGATCCTCGACCACTACAAGAACCCGCGTAACTACGGGGAGATCGAGGAGCCGACCTACACTCACGTCGGCGAGAATCCGATGTGTGGCGACGAGATTCGTATCGACGTCAAGCTGGCCGACGACGAGGAGACGATCGAACACGTTGCCTTCCAGGGCGACGGCTGTGCGATCAGCCAGGCCAGCGCGAGCATGCTCTCGTCGAAACTGCCGGGCGAATCAGTCGACGACCTGATGGAGATGGACCGAGACGACATCGTCGACATGCTCGGCGTCGATATCAGCCCGATGCGGATCAAATGTGCCGTCCTCGCCGAGAAGGTCGCACAGGACGGCTACGAGATCTATCAGGGTGAGAAGGATCTCGACCGGACGTCGACCGAAGACTAG
- a CDS encoding TRAM domain-containing protein, with amino-acid sequence MNVPPEMTPLFGTVLVVVVIGVAAVLWWRSRRGSDATASKRAHEEAQARDAPVEKGEIIEAGVEELTEHHSGETDAVVKVEGFVVFVKDVPDDIQPADMLRVRVLSFNRKGTSASGKLLERL; translated from the coding sequence ATGAACGTACCACCGGAGATGACGCCGCTGTTCGGGACAGTGCTCGTCGTCGTCGTCATCGGAGTTGCAGCCGTACTCTGGTGGCGCTCGCGACGGGGATCGGATGCAACGGCCTCGAAGCGAGCCCACGAGGAAGCACAGGCCCGGGATGCCCCGGTCGAAAAGGGCGAGATCATCGAGGCTGGCGTCGAGGAACTCACTGAACACCACAGCGGCGAGACAGACGCGGTAGTCAAAGTCGAGGGGTTCGTGGTCTTTGTCAAGGACGTCCCCGACGATATACAGCCCGCCGACATGCTCCGGGTGCGCGTCCTCTCGTTCAACCGGAAAGGCACCTCCGCGAGCGGGAAACTGCTCGAACGGCTCTGA
- a CDS encoding aminotransferase class V-fold PLP-dependent enzyme: protein MGTQETAPLDVERIREDFPILQRRVNDDQQIVYLDNAATTQTPNQVIDVFGDYYRGYNANVHRGIHHLSQEASIAYEEAHDRLAEFVGASGGREEMIFTKNTTESMNLVAYAWGLNELGPGDEVVLTEMEHHASLVTWQQIAKRTGADVRYIQVDETGRLDMDHARELIGEDTQMVSVVHVSNTLGTINPVAELADIAHEHDSYIFVDGAQAVPTRPVDVEAIDADFYAFSGHKMAGPTGIGGLYGKKEILEEMEPFLYGGDMITKVTFEDAKWNDLPWKYEAGTPLIAEGIAMAKAADYLDEIGMENIQIHEEELAEYAYNRLSEFDDIEIYGPEPGPDRGGLVAFNLDSVHAHDLASIMNDSAVAIRAGDHCTQPLHDTLGVAASARASFYIYNTREEIDVLIDAIDDARQLFA, encoded by the coding sequence ATGGGAACGCAAGAGACTGCACCACTCGACGTCGAGCGGATCCGCGAGGACTTCCCGATCCTGCAGCGCCGGGTCAACGACGACCAGCAGATCGTCTATCTCGACAACGCGGCGACGACCCAGACGCCGAATCAGGTCATCGACGTGTTCGGCGACTACTACCGCGGGTACAACGCAAACGTCCACCGGGGCATCCACCATCTCAGTCAGGAGGCCTCGATCGCCTACGAGGAGGCCCACGACCGTCTCGCCGAATTCGTCGGCGCAAGCGGCGGGCGCGAGGAGATGATCTTCACGAAAAACACCACCGAGAGCATGAATCTCGTGGCCTACGCGTGGGGACTGAACGAACTCGGCCCCGGCGACGAGGTCGTCCTCACGGAGATGGAACACCACGCCTCACTGGTGACGTGGCAACAGATCGCCAAACGAACCGGTGCTGACGTACGATATATTCAGGTCGACGAGACCGGACGACTCGACATGGATCACGCCCGCGAGTTGATCGGCGAGGACACGCAGATGGTCAGCGTCGTCCACGTCTCGAACACGCTTGGCACGATCAATCCGGTCGCCGAACTCGCCGACATCGCCCACGAACACGACTCCTACATCTTTGTCGACGGCGCACAGGCCGTCCCGACGCGTCCAGTCGACGTCGAGGCAATCGATGCCGACTTCTATGCCTTTTCGGGCCACAAGATGGCCGGACCGACGGGAATTGGCGGCCTCTACGGCAAAAAGGAGATCCTCGAAGAGATGGAGCCGTTCCTCTACGGCGGCGACATGATCACAAAAGTCACCTTCGAGGACGCGAAATGGAACGACCTCCCCTGGAAGTACGAGGCCGGAACACCCCTGATCGCCGAGGGAATCGCCATGGCCAAAGCGGCCGACTATCTCGACGAGATCGGGATGGAGAACATCCAGATACACGAAGAAGAACTCGCCGAGTACGCCTACAACCGCCTCTCGGAGTTCGACGATATCGAAATCTACGGTCCCGAACCCGGCCCCGACCGCGGGGGGCTCGTTGCCTTTAATCTCGATTCAGTTCACGCCCACGACCTGGCTTCGATTATGAACGACTCGGCTGTTGCGATTCGCGCCGGTGATCACTGTACCCAGCCACTGCACGACACACTCGGTGTCGCCGCCTCCGCTCGGGCCTCCTTCTACATCTACAACACCCGGGAGGAGATCGACGTGTTGATCGATGCAATCGACGACGCCCGCCAGCTGTTCGCGTGA
- a CDS encoding sensor domain-containing protein yields the protein MSTSGESEPIAPWSATSSVSWFLGVPLRKQTYFNLLYLLLTFPLGIAYFVFLVTGFSVGVGLIILVFGLPLLLMTLFFATQLAAGERALAELLLDVTIPVTNHDPDIGALGRLKQLCLDAGTWKGTVYLFSKFFIGIFAFVIITVLGSVVVTLLAAPLHYGNPNVGITLGSTVEFTVPELAFDGGGQSVSLDLPYSATVETGEVISTYADSVWGALVFSAIGVGIGIIVLHVFNAMAWLVARYTELMLRYTRPSLITEFQVRAGSDD from the coding sequence ATGAGCACGAGCGGCGAGTCCGAACCGATAGCTCCCTGGAGCGCCACATCGAGTGTCAGTTGGTTCCTCGGTGTTCCCCTCCGCAAACAGACGTATTTCAACCTGCTGTATCTGTTGCTAACGTTTCCGCTCGGTATCGCATACTTCGTCTTTCTCGTCACCGGCTTTTCAGTCGGAGTCGGGTTGATCATCCTCGTGTTCGGACTCCCGTTGCTGTTGATGACGCTGTTTTTTGCCACACAGCTCGCTGCGGGAGAGCGCGCACTCGCGGAACTATTGCTGGACGTCACGATTCCCGTAACCAACCACGATCCGGATATCGGCGCACTCGGACGGCTGAAGCAGCTCTGTCTCGATGCCGGTACGTGGAAGGGGACCGTCTACCTGTTCAGCAAGTTCTTTATCGGGATTTTCGCGTTCGTCATCATCACGGTCCTGGGATCGGTCGTCGTCACGCTGCTCGCCGCACCGCTCCATTACGGGAACCCGAACGTCGGCATCACGCTCGGTAGTACGGTGGAGTTCACTGTCCCCGAACTCGCGTTCGACGGCGGCGGGCAGTCGGTCAGTCTCGATCTGCCCTACAGCGCGACCGTCGAGACGGGCGAAGTGATCTCGACGTACGCCGACTCAGTGTGGGGTGCGCTCGTCTTTAGCGCGATCGGCGTCGGAATCGGCATCATCGTCTTGCACGTGTTCAACGCCATGGCATGGCTGGTCGCACGCTATACCGAGCTGATGCTTCGATACACTCGCCCCTCGCTCATTACCGAGTTCCAGGTGCGGGCTGGATCGGACGACTGA
- a CDS encoding DUF7521 family protein gives MMTEAVLSAIETELGGGATIFLVALTSATLGGLVAGLAYRGYRRNESQPMFYLAIGVAFLTVVPFVLSYSIDGVTNASDAQILLVITVCHLTGLLAIAHSLRRP, from the coding sequence ATGATGACGGAAGCCGTGCTTTCGGCCATCGAGACCGAACTCGGCGGCGGCGCAACGATCTTCCTCGTTGCACTGACCAGCGCGACGCTGGGCGGGCTCGTCGCCGGACTCGCCTACCGCGGCTATCGACGCAACGAGAGCCAGCCGATGTTCTATCTCGCTATCGGCGTTGCCTTCCTGACCGTTGTTCCGTTCGTCCTGTCGTACTCGATCGACGGCGTGACCAATGCGAGCGACGCACAGATCCTGCTCGTCATCACCGTCTGCCATCTGACTGGGTTGCTCGCAATTGCACACTCCTTACGGAGGCCCTGA
- a CDS encoding DUF7521 family protein, giving the protein MHVTPLLTTTGGSPLVGITVFVGQTLAFLLACWIALRAYRGYQRSSAPALLWLAVGITLLSAAPTMTRFLLPTLTDLPSVTVQIVATSGEVAGLLAILYSIFGDP; this is encoded by the coding sequence ATGCATGTCACACCACTGCTGACGACGACCGGTGGCAGCCCGCTGGTCGGTATAACGGTGTTCGTCGGCCAGACGCTGGCGTTCCTGCTGGCGTGCTGGATCGCGCTTCGGGCCTACCGGGGCTACCAGCGCTCCAGTGCTCCGGCACTGCTGTGGCTCGCAGTTGGTATCACCCTGCTCAGTGCTGCACCGACGATGACACGATTCCTGCTCCCGACACTGACCGATCTCCCCTCGGTGACGGTCCAGATCGTTGCGACGAGCGGCGAAGTCGCCGGACTGCTTGCGATACTGTACTCGATATTCGGAGATCCATGA
- a CDS encoding winged helix-turn-helix domain-containing protein: MTEDEEVELLAILDDEYARSILIETSKEPMGAETLAERCDASPPTIYRRIDRLDEHDLLESQQQLDPDGHHYKTYAARLERVAVEIEDGEMEIDIHRRDEDPADRFTRLYEEL; this comes from the coding sequence ATGACCGAGGATGAGGAGGTCGAGCTACTCGCCATACTCGACGACGAGTACGCACGGTCGATCCTCATCGAGACGAGCAAAGAGCCGATGGGAGCAGAGACGCTCGCGGAGCGCTGTGACGCTTCGCCGCCGACGATCTACCGGCGAATCGACCGTCTCGATGAGCACGACCTGCTGGAGTCCCAGCAACAGCTCGACCCCGACGGTCACCACTACAAGACGTACGCCGCGCGCCTCGAACGTGTTGCAGTTGAAATCGAAGACGGGGAGATGGAGATCGATATCCACCGGCGCGATGAGGATCCCGCAGATCGGTTCACCAGACTGTACGAGGAGCTCTGA